In Leptolyngbya subtilissima AS-A7, the genomic window TCAATGGTTGAGCGGTTGAAAAGATTGCCCAAGGCAATTGATTGCCCATTGCTACTGCCGACAAGTGAGCCAACTGTATTATCTGAAAGCTCTGGAAATTGCAGTCCAGACCCAAAGAAGAGCGTTCTGGATGCCCCATCGACGATTGAGCCATCGGTAACTAAGTCATTCTCGTCAAAGGTAAAGCCAGCGATAGTAAACGTAGCCATAGCATTCAGCTCCCTGTAAGCACACCTGCTTTTTATATTGAGGGATTATCAAGGCTTATGGGTAAAGAGAAGTAAAGAAATTGTGCGTGGCGATGGCTGATACGCCTAAAACACGAGTTACCGCCGCGGTAAAAAACTGAGGCAAGGATAGTTGTATCTACCGGAATCGAGCAAATTCCAGTAAGCTGATTGCGTGATTTGATGCAAGAATTTTGAAACCTAATATACATAGTTCTTGAATATTTATACTGAAAAATTTAACCCGTGGATTCAACAAAAAGTCTCCCAAGCCAGGTTTAGCCAGCTTAGGAGACTTTAAGGTTTAGTTGTTGCAGAATAGAAGGCTTTTTTGCGGAGCAAGCGGTAGCTTTACCAAAGTCACCTTACCATTCCAGTTGTTTAGCTCTGTTCCCTAAAGCATCCGTACCGAGGGAATGCTTGGAGGATGCTACGAACTCTGGCTTAAGCCGTTACGGGAGGTTGGCCAAGGGCCTGCTGAGCCTGGCGCACTTCGTCCTGGGTGCCTTCAACAATCAGCTTATATTCCCGAGGCAGGTTGGGATTGCCCTTCATTTGCTGGCGAGCTGGTTGGCGAGCCTTTAACGTGCGGCCGGCACCGGTACCAAACACACCGCCTGCGATCGCACTAGCAAACACCGCAATTCGGCTGGCAGCAGAATCGGGGTAATGACCTGTTAACTGAAAGACGACAATGATCGTGGCAATCAGCCCCAGAATGCCGCCTAGAGTAAATCCCATCAAAAGGCCTGCCTCTGGCCCCATGGTGATGCCTTGGGCGGCTAACTGGAGGTCAGCGGGAATACTGTCATCAATCAGTATTTTCTGCCCGTTGATGCCAGATGCCTGAACCGCCTGTTTAGCCTGATCGGCTTCTTGGCGGTTCTTAAATACCGCAACTATCTCTCGGTTTCGCGTTAGCTGTGCTGTCATAGGAATAACTCCTTAACTGTAGGTCTTAAGTCAAGCCAGAGCCCTGATTGCTTTGTCTGGTCTAGCCTTGGCTTTGTTCTTACCTCGTATGATGACGATCTCGGTGCTGGCTATGCTCTGTAAATAGATAGACTTAGTTGCTTTTGAGAGTTGTTATCAGAAGGATGTTAGTCCACTTGTGGTTTTAGCCGACACCGGCAAAAAAGGCGTCAAGAGGGGATCTCAGTTTTTGAGAAACCTGTGAAAAGCTCCACAACCTTGACTCATTGACCACAATCTAGTCAGTTCATTGCTGTCTACGAGGATTAGGTAAAGTCAAAAATGTTATTTCCCATTCTCTTTGAGCCTCAAAAGCTGCTGTGCAAAGAACCTTTCAGTCTTTTCGTCCCTTAGTAGAGGGCTGGCGAGTATAAACCTCTAACCAGAGGTGAATAACAGTTAGATAAAAACCGCTTAGGGTGTGGGCACAAGGATTTGCTCTGGCTTCAACAACCGTGGCGCTGCCAAAGTTTTGGCGTCAGGAGTAAATCAGGTGCCATTCGTTTTTAGGAATTTGGTTTATGAAAAACAACGTTGTGTCGAGATGGGTTGGTGGTAGTGCGCTGGCACTTGGTCTAGCGGTTTCGTCGTCTATGCTGCCCGCTTCTGCCCATACAACGACTGAGACCGTGGCGCAAACGGCTCCAGGCTCGGCAGACTCGGCAGACTCTGAAGGTGCAACTCCAGGGTCAACCGTGCCTGGTGAGACATCCCCTGACCCTGTGACTCCAGCCGCCCCAAGCAACTTCGACCAAACAGCTCCTGGCACGGTTTCTCCTGACGCAACAGCACCCAGTGAAACTTATACTGACCCAGCGGCTTCTGACACGACAGCGACAGCTGGTGAGGATGATGACTCAAGCTGGGGATGGTTGGGCCTTTTAGGACTGCTTGGTTTGAGTGGTTTGGCAAAGCGCAAGCGCTCAACGCCGGTTTACACCACCGAAGATCGTGTGGTTGACCATCCTTCTGCCGGTCCTCGTATTTAAGGTTTCAGGTCACTTGGTTGGCGTCAATGCAGCGATCGCCACTACGTTTAGGGCATAGGTTGCTGCCACTGGCAGAAAGTAAGGCGCCATCTGACATTTAAGGTAACGCAGAACGTTATAGCCGACTTGACCATGGTGACGGTGATAGTTTAACTGCTGATGGAGGGGTGCTAAACAGCACCCTTTTTTGTTAACCGCAGAAATTAGAGCGACAGAGCAATACATTGCAGTAGTTGGTTTAGTTGAGACGCTTTGACAGGCAAATTCTTTCGGTAGGGGCATTGCAGTGTAATGTCCCTACGCCAAATCTGTCTTAGCTCGAGGGACGTCTGCAATAGCAATAGCAGAGGTAAGGTTTGGGTTGGGACTACTCAAGATACCAGGATTCGAGCCTGGCGGTTTTTTCCATTTTCGCTTTTTTACTATTAGCTAAATATCCTTCTGCTGGGTTGTTCTGGGCCAATCTTTCATAGCTACAGCTGGCGCAAAAACTGTGATGATGGCAGAGCTTGACGTAGCGCGTTGACGCCGTCTGTCCCTACTGGCCAGGGGTCGTTTGGTGGCACGGGAGTTGGGTCGATGGCTCGGTTTATTAAATCAGCCATGAGATCAATCGTTTCTAGAAGCGGCGGCAGGGTTAGATAGACCGGCAAAATGCGCACTTCAAAGGTGTGTTTGCGGCGGGGGGCATAGACAATATTTTTGAGGTTAAAGTCACA contains:
- a CDS encoding WGxxGxxG family protein, giving the protein MKNNVVSRWVGGSALALGLAVSSSMLPASAHTTTETVAQTAPGSADSADSEGATPGSTVPGETSPDPVTPAAPSNFDQTAPGTVSPDATAPSETYTDPAASDTTATAGEDDDSSWGWLGLLGLLGLSGLAKRKRSTPVYTTEDRVVDHPSAGPRI